One stretch of Streptomyces sp. R21 DNA includes these proteins:
- a CDS encoding PucR family transcriptional regulator, translating into MPPTLASLVHHSALKLTVRAGEDRLDVPVRWAHVSELADPVPYMEGGELLLITALKLDAEDPEAMRRYVKRLVGAGVVGLGFAVGVNYEDIPKALVDAAEEEGLPLLEVPRRTPFLAISKAVSAAIAADQYRAVTAGFAAQRELTKQALSGGPEGLLGALASQVDGWAALYDASGAVVATAPDWAGRRAARLTADVERLRERPAPASSVVGGEDRVELHSLGTGRRPRAALAVGTAAALGTAERYAVHSAIALLTLTTERSRSLHAAEQRIGAAVVGMLLAGEPDHARAVAGELYGALLDAPFRLILAESVSASEAGGDPFGGLAEVVESAAARAGECVLVVPDGERLVALAVDGGAAVAACQEFAGAAEAARATAREQAAGDEDELVIGLSAPAGPIAAAAAYKQAEQALSVARRRGRALVEHEQLAAGSVVPLLADDAVRAFADGLLRPLYEHDATGRGDLVASLRAWLSRHGQWDAAAADLGVHRHTLRYRMRRVEEILGRSLDDPDVRMELWLALKAVAGAGA; encoded by the coding sequence ATGCCCCCCACGCTCGCCTCGCTAGTCCACCACTCCGCGCTCAAGCTGACCGTGCGCGCGGGCGAGGACCGCCTTGACGTGCCCGTCCGCTGGGCGCACGTCAGCGAGCTCGCCGACCCCGTGCCCTACATGGAGGGCGGGGAGCTGCTGCTGATCACCGCGCTCAAGCTGGACGCGGAGGATCCCGAGGCCATGCGACGGTACGTGAAGCGGCTGGTCGGAGCGGGTGTCGTCGGGCTCGGCTTCGCCGTCGGGGTCAACTACGAGGACATCCCGAAGGCGCTCGTCGACGCCGCCGAGGAGGAGGGGCTGCCGCTCCTCGAAGTGCCCCGGCGCACACCCTTCCTCGCCATCAGCAAGGCCGTGTCCGCCGCCATCGCCGCCGATCAGTACCGCGCGGTCACCGCCGGGTTCGCCGCGCAGCGCGAGCTGACCAAGCAGGCGCTGAGCGGCGGACCCGAGGGGCTGCTCGGCGCACTCGCCTCCCAGGTCGACGGCTGGGCCGCCCTGTACGACGCCTCCGGTGCCGTGGTCGCCACGGCGCCCGACTGGGCCGGGCGGCGCGCTGCCCGGCTCACCGCGGACGTCGAGCGGCTGCGGGAGCGGCCCGCGCCCGCCAGCTCCGTCGTGGGCGGCGAGGACCGGGTGGAGCTCCACTCTCTCGGCACCGGCCGGCGACCGCGGGCCGCGCTCGCCGTCGGCACGGCCGCCGCCCTCGGCACCGCCGAGCGCTACGCCGTGCACTCCGCGATCGCGCTCCTCACCCTCACCACCGAGCGGTCGCGGTCCCTGCACGCCGCCGAGCAGCGGATCGGCGCGGCCGTGGTGGGGATGCTGCTCGCCGGGGAGCCCGATCACGCGCGGGCCGTCGCGGGGGAGCTGTACGGGGCGCTGCTCGACGCGCCGTTCCGGCTGATCCTCGCGGAGTCGGTCTCCGCGAGCGAGGCGGGTGGCGACCCGTTCGGCGGGCTCGCCGAAGTCGTCGAGTCCGCCGCCGCGCGGGCCGGGGAGTGTGTGCTCGTCGTGCCCGACGGGGAGCGGCTCGTCGCGCTCGCCGTGGACGGGGGCGCGGCCGTGGCCGCCTGCCAGGAGTTCGCCGGGGCGGCGGAGGCCGCGCGGGCCACCGCGCGTGAGCAGGCCGCGGGGGACGAGGACGAGCTGGTCATCGGGCTCTCGGCGCCCGCCGGGCCGATCGCCGCGGCCGCCGCGTACAAGCAGGCCGAGCAGGCGCTGTCCGTCGCGCGGCGGCGGGGGCGGGCGCTTGTCGAGCACGAGCAGCTGGCCGCGGGGTCCGTCGTGCCGCTCCTCGCCGACGACGCCGTGCGGGCGTTCGCGGACGGGTTGCTGCGGCCGCTGTACGAGCACGACGCGACCGGGCGAGGAGACCTCGTGGCCTCCCTGCGCGCCTGGCTGTCCCGGCACGGGCAGTGGGACGCGGCGGCCGCGGACCTCGGGGTGCACCGGCATACGTTGCGGTACCGGATGCGGCGGGTCGAGGAGATCCTGGGGCGGTCGCTGGATGATCCGGATGTGCGGATGGAGCTTTGGTTGGCGTTGAAGGCGGTTGCTGGCGCGGGGGCCTGA
- a CDS encoding ATP/GTP-binding protein, translating to MNGDGTQDARGTHANPVPRPAGPPPPMLMPGMPAMPAKPAGPPPAVPEQAPAHRPSVVEWLNEPRPAAGPGIWRYGYRTPRSVKAAVRLSPVTIIGLVIPLVVALLLWSAWRHGGVPYQWALLRLFTPDDWWWAGTTSPKGMEGREAGVVYDGVFFGLLVYGVGRLGSWPDVVRHFVTRREQPARALFAAAGALITLSFVFPNAFPGVGWDALPVVAPLFSLIVLITGGYEVFESQLLTDLLYTAITLLVLWPFARMGGWRTLGKEWLAARSRAKEGPREPSAAALPPAQWPQLREAGQHQAAELLTAEVLTGRMNDVDCARVRHAWTLATRDTSRLPSFTDTVLRGGGAAWTHPSGARDLPARTMRHDALEGQVRIGRWVAAERTPHAYSGSGAALDMDALGTSLLAVGPSGSGKTRHLIRPVVESLVLQALTGRCAVVVVAAAGTPVGPDSAFDVVVRIGNPASVHDLDPYADSDDPDEAAAFLAEALVGDLDGVGSQRAATALAQLLGPYRAVHGGFPTLPELRELLEGEPSALASLREALSGDEHAAMRRELEARARQAGSTADAGPALADRLALLDRPVFAEFFGAGGARPFSLRAVAHHPMRVRIDLPEHGHEEASRLMTRLVLAQFAAVVRGGERGGEWHGDGGGERSHFACLVLDDAAGALTADSVRRIQRLRSQNAGVVLALRTVGDVPEALHGPLYGAVGCRMAFSGVTTWDGSRFAHAWGTEWVETRDVAKHTVFADQPMTRAIHALRKLVTGKAVTTDAVTVRQVERERWSASELAQEVPPGHAVLSLTSVRGEHAPPLLVDLRG from the coding sequence ATGAACGGCGACGGGACGCAGGACGCGCGGGGTACGCATGCGAATCCTGTGCCGCGGCCTGCGGGGCCCCCGCCGCCGATGTTGATGCCGGGCATGCCCGCGATGCCCGCCAAGCCTGCGGGGCCGCCACCCGCCGTACCCGAACAGGCGCCCGCGCACCGGCCGAGCGTCGTGGAGTGGCTGAACGAGCCGCGGCCGGCCGCCGGGCCAGGGATCTGGCGGTACGGCTACCGCACGCCACGGTCGGTGAAGGCGGCGGTACGGCTCTCCCCGGTCACGATCATCGGCCTGGTGATCCCGCTGGTGGTCGCGCTGCTCCTCTGGTCCGCGTGGCGGCACGGCGGCGTGCCGTACCAGTGGGCCCTTCTGAGGCTGTTCACGCCGGACGACTGGTGGTGGGCCGGCACCACCTCCCCCAAGGGCATGGAGGGGCGGGAGGCCGGTGTCGTCTACGACGGCGTGTTCTTCGGCCTGCTCGTCTACGGCGTCGGGCGGCTGGGCAGCTGGCCGGACGTCGTACGCCACTTCGTCACCCGGCGGGAGCAGCCCGCGCGTGCGCTGTTCGCCGCCGCGGGCGCACTGATCACGCTGAGTTTCGTCTTCCCGAACGCCTTCCCCGGCGTCGGCTGGGACGCCCTGCCCGTCGTCGCGCCGCTGTTCTCCCTCATCGTCCTGATCACCGGCGGCTACGAGGTCTTCGAGTCGCAACTGCTGACGGACCTGCTGTACACGGCCATCACGCTGCTGGTGCTGTGGCCGTTCGCCCGGATGGGCGGCTGGCGGACGCTCGGCAAGGAGTGGCTCGCCGCCCGCAGCCGGGCGAAGGAGGGCCCGCGCGAGCCGTCCGCCGCCGCCCTGCCGCCCGCCCAGTGGCCCCAGCTCCGCGAGGCCGGGCAGCACCAGGCGGCCGAACTGCTCACCGCCGAGGTGCTTACCGGCCGTATGAACGACGTGGACTGCGCCCGCGTCCGGCACGCATGGACCCTCGCGACGCGCGACACGAGCCGGCTTCCCTCCTTCACCGACACCGTGCTGCGGGGCGGCGGTGCGGCCTGGACCCACCCGTCCGGCGCCCGTGACCTGCCCGCCCGCACCATGCGGCACGACGCGCTGGAAGGGCAGGTGCGCATCGGCCGGTGGGTGGCCGCGGAACGCACCCCGCACGCTTACAGCGGCTCGGGCGCGGCCCTCGACATGGACGCCCTCGGCACCTCACTGCTCGCCGTCGGGCCCTCCGGTTCCGGCAAGACCCGCCACCTGATCCGGCCGGTCGTGGAGTCACTGGTCCTCCAGGCGCTCACCGGGCGGTGTGCCGTGGTCGTCGTCGCGGCCGCCGGCACGCCGGTCGGCCCCGACTCCGCGTTCGACGTCGTCGTCCGTATCGGGAACCCCGCCTCCGTCCACGACCTCGACCCGTACGCCGACTCCGACGACCCCGACGAAGCGGCCGCCTTCCTCGCCGAAGCGCTGGTCGGGGACCTCGACGGCGTCGGCAGCCAGCGTGCCGCCACCGCGCTCGCCCAGCTCCTCGGCCCCTACCGGGCGGTGCACGGCGGCTTCCCGACCCTGCCGGAACTGCGCGAACTCCTCGAGGGCGAACCGTCCGCCCTGGCCTCCCTGCGGGAGGCACTGTCCGGCGACGAGCACGCCGCCATGCGCCGAGAACTCGAAGCGCGGGCCCGGCAGGCCGGGAGCACGGCGGACGCCGGACCCGCGCTCGCCGACCGGCTCGCCCTGCTGGACCGGCCGGTCTTCGCCGAGTTCTTCGGGGCAGGCGGTGCGCGGCCGTTCTCGCTGCGGGCCGTCGCCCACCATCCGATGCGGGTGCGCATCGACCTGCCCGAGCATGGGCACGAGGAGGCCTCCCGGCTGATGACGCGACTTGTGCTGGCGCAGTTCGCGGCTGTGGTGCGTGGGGGAGAGCGGGGCGGTGAGTGGCACGGGGACGGGGGCGGCGAGCGGTCGCATTTCGCGTGTCTGGTGCTGGATGACGCCGCGGGTGCGTTGACTGCCGATTCCGTACGGCGGATTCAGCGGCTGCGGTCCCAGAACGCCGGAGTCGTTCTCGCCCTGCGGACCGTCGGTGACGTACCCGAGGCGCTGCACGGGCCGCTGTACGGGGCCGTCGGTTGCCGTATGGCGTTCTCCGGCGTCACCACGTGGGACGGCAGCCGGTTCGCCCATGCGTGGGGCACGGAGTGGGTGGAGACCCGGGACGTCGCCAAGCACACCGTCTTCGCCGACCAGCCGATGACCCGGGCCATCCACGCCCTGCGCAAGCTGGTGACCGGCAAGGCCGTGACCACGGACGCCGTCACCGTGCGGCAGGTCGAGCGGGAGCGGTGGTCCGCCTCCGAGCTGGCACAGGAGGTGCCGCCGGGGCACGCGGTGCTGTCGCTGACCAGCGTGCGGGGGGAGCACGCGCCGCCGTTGTTGGTGGATCTTCGGGGATGA
- the gabT gene encoding 4-aminobutyrate--2-oxoglutarate transaminase, whose product MTALPQERRVVTAIPGPKSQELQARRTAAVAAGVGSVLPVFTARAGGGIIEDVDGNRLIDFGSGIAVTSVGASAEAVVRRASAQLQDFTHTCFMVTPYEGYVAVAEALAELTPGDHPKKSALFNSGAEAVENAVKIARAYTKRQAVVVFDHGYHGRTNLTMALTAKNMPYKNGFGPFAPEVYRVPVAYGYRWLTGPENAGAEASAQAIDMINKQIGADNVAAIIIEPVLGEGGFIEPAKGFLPAISKFAKDNGIVFVADEIQSGFCRTGQWFACEDEGIVPDLITTAKGIAGGLPLAAVTGRAEIMDAAHAGGLGGTYGGNPVACAGALGSIETMKELDLNAKAKAIEATMKSRLTAMQDKFDIIGDVRGRGAMIAIELVKDRDTKEPNAEATAALAKACHQEGLLVLTCGTYGNVLRFLPPLVIGEDLLNEGLDIIEQAFARI is encoded by the coding sequence ATGACCGCACTTCCGCAGGAGCGCCGCGTCGTCACCGCCATCCCCGGCCCGAAGTCGCAGGAACTGCAGGCCCGCCGTACCGCCGCGGTCGCGGCCGGTGTGGGCTCGGTGCTGCCGGTCTTCACCGCGCGCGCGGGCGGCGGAATCATCGAGGACGTCGACGGCAACCGTCTCATCGACTTCGGCTCCGGCATCGCCGTGACGTCGGTCGGCGCCTCCGCCGAGGCCGTCGTCCGCCGCGCGAGCGCCCAGCTCCAGGACTTCACCCACACCTGTTTCATGGTCACGCCGTACGAGGGCTACGTCGCCGTCGCCGAGGCGCTGGCCGAGCTGACGCCGGGCGACCACCCCAAGAAGTCGGCCCTGTTCAACAGCGGTGCCGAGGCCGTCGAGAACGCCGTCAAGATCGCCCGCGCGTACACCAAGCGCCAGGCCGTCGTCGTATTCGACCACGGCTACCACGGCCGTACGAACCTCACGATGGCGCTGACCGCGAAGAACATGCCGTACAAGAACGGCTTCGGCCCGTTCGCGCCGGAGGTCTACCGCGTGCCGGTGGCGTACGGCTACCGCTGGCTGACCGGCCCCGAGAACGCCGGCGCCGAGGCCTCCGCCCAGGCGATCGACATGATCAACAAGCAGATCGGCGCCGACAACGTCGCCGCGATCATCATCGAGCCGGTGCTCGGCGAGGGCGGCTTCATCGAGCCCGCGAAGGGCTTCCTGCCGGCCATCAGCAAGTTCGCCAAGGACAACGGCATCGTCTTCGTCGCGGACGAGATCCAGTCCGGCTTCTGCCGCACCGGCCAGTGGTTCGCGTGCGAGGACGAGGGCATCGTCCCGGACCTGATCACCACCGCCAAGGGCATCGCGGGCGGTCTGCCGCTGGCCGCCGTCACCGGCCGCGCCGAGATCATGGACGCCGCGCACGCGGGCGGCCTGGGCGGCACCTACGGCGGCAACCCGGTGGCCTGCGCCGGTGCGCTCGGCTCGATCGAGACGATGAAGGAGCTCGACCTCAACGCGAAGGCGAAGGCGATCGAGGCGACGATGAAGTCCCGTCTGACCGCCATGCAGGACAAGTTCGACATCATCGGCGACGTCCGCGGCCGCGGCGCCATGATCGCCATCGAGCTGGTGAAGGACCGCGACACCAAGGAGCCGAACGCCGAGGCGACCGCCGCGCTCGCCAAGGCGTGCCACCAGGAGGGCCTGCTGGTGCTGACGTGCGGCACGTACGGCAACGTCCTCCGCTTCCTGCCGCCGCTGGTCATCGGCGAGGACCTGCTGAACGAAGGTCTCGACATCATCGAGCAGGCCTTCGCCCGTATCTGA
- a CDS encoding phosphatase PAP2 family protein, with protein sequence MRQPDPDGRLGTTPPVPGRPTFSLGPFGFAGLFGLPAVLFALITWQVAVGGPLARADERFSNAVVKPERIYGFLSDFGNSTVAVPVLVVVLVHVAWRARRAGVPRWWREPAIAAAAMAAVPAMVVPLKELIARPGPPLMGPGTGFYPSGHTATAAIAYGAATLLLLPWLSSRLMRRALVAACVAVNLAVPFGLVRRGYHWPLDVAGSWCLCTMLLTGLAMFLGRGERTAREPRPK encoded by the coding sequence GTGCGACAACCCGATCCGGACGGCCGCCTCGGAACTACCCCCCCTGTTCCGGGGCGGCCGACCTTCTCCCTCGGACCTTTCGGATTCGCCGGACTCTTCGGTCTTCCGGCCGTCCTCTTCGCGCTCATCACCTGGCAGGTCGCCGTCGGCGGCCCGCTCGCGCGCGCGGACGAGCGCTTCAGCAACGCGGTCGTGAAGCCCGAGCGGATCTACGGATTCCTCTCCGACTTCGGCAACAGCACGGTCGCCGTTCCCGTCCTCGTCGTCGTCCTCGTCCACGTCGCGTGGCGCGCCCGACGGGCCGGAGTGCCGCGCTGGTGGCGAGAACCGGCCATCGCAGCCGCGGCCATGGCCGCCGTACCGGCGATGGTCGTCCCCCTGAAGGAACTGATCGCCCGGCCGGGCCCACCGCTCATGGGCCCGGGCACGGGCTTCTATCCCTCCGGCCACACGGCCACCGCCGCCATCGCCTACGGTGCCGCGACCCTGCTCCTCCTCCCCTGGCTCAGCAGCCGCCTCATGCGCCGCGCGCTCGTCGCGGCCTGCGTCGCCGTCAACCTCGCGGTCCCCTTCGGTCTGGTCCGCCGCGGCTATCACTGGCCGCTGGACGTGGCGGGAAGCTGGTGCCTGTGCACGATGCTGCTGACGGGACTCGCGATGTTCCTCGGCCGCGGCGAACGCACAGCCCGCGAACCTCGGCCGAAGTAA
- a CDS encoding chitinase produces MDRTRPLARRRLLAVCTAVVLALPGMTALSSAARAADADLARNGGFESGLDGWTCTAGSGTTVDSPVRSGGSALKATPAGSDNAQCAQTVTVKPDSQYTLAGYVRGSYVYLGASGTGTTDVSTWTQSAPDWQQLTTTFRTGASTTRITIYTHGWYGTGAYYADDVSLTGPGADAGQPPAAPTGLKAGTATAGSVPLSWSAVSGATGYAIYRDGAKVQTATGTSATVTGLAPSTAYSFQVAAVNDAGESAKSAAVTATTSAGSSGTTDLPTHALVGYLHASFANGAGYTRMADVPDSWDVIDLAFGEPTSTTSGDIRFTRCPVTECPTVESDADFKAAIKAKQAAGKKVLISIGGQNGQVQLTTTAARDTFVSSVSKIIDSYGLDGLDIDFEGHSLSLDASDTNFKSPTTPVIVNLISALKTLKAKYGSKFVLTMAPETFFVQLGYQYYGTGKWGGQDPRAGAYLPVIYALRDDLTLLHVQDYNSGSIMGLDNQYHSMGGADFHIAMTDMLLTGFPVAGDANNVFPPLRPDQIAIGMPASTNAGNGYVPPAEVIKALDCLTKKTNCGSYATHGTWPALRGLMTWSVNWDRFANGEFSKNFDGYFG; encoded by the coding sequence GTGGATCGCACCAGACCTCTCGCTCGTCGCAGACTTCTCGCCGTGTGCACGGCCGTCGTACTGGCCCTGCCCGGCATGACCGCGCTCTCGTCGGCCGCCCGTGCGGCCGACGCGGACCTCGCCCGAAACGGCGGATTCGAGTCCGGCCTCGACGGCTGGACCTGTACGGCGGGCAGTGGAACGACAGTCGACTCACCTGTGCGCAGTGGCGGTTCCGCGCTGAAGGCAACCCCGGCCGGCAGCGACAACGCCCAGTGCGCGCAGACGGTGACCGTCAAACCCGACTCCCAGTACACCCTCGCCGGATACGTCCGGGGCAGCTACGTCTATCTCGGCGCGAGCGGCACCGGCACCACCGACGTCTCCACCTGGACCCAGTCCGCCCCCGACTGGCAGCAGCTCACCACCACCTTCCGCACCGGCGCGTCCACCACCAGGATCACGATCTACACCCACGGCTGGTACGGCACCGGGGCCTACTACGCCGATGACGTCTCGCTGACCGGCCCCGGCGCCGACGCCGGTCAGCCGCCCGCCGCGCCCACCGGCCTCAAGGCCGGCACCGCCACGGCCGGCAGCGTCCCCCTGTCCTGGTCCGCGGTCTCCGGCGCGACCGGTTACGCGATCTACCGTGACGGGGCGAAAGTCCAGACGGCGACCGGCACTTCGGCCACCGTGACCGGCCTCGCGCCCTCCACCGCGTACAGCTTCCAGGTCGCCGCGGTGAACGACGCGGGGGAGTCGGCCAAGTCGGCGGCGGTGACCGCGACGACCTCGGCCGGATCGAGCGGCACCACCGACCTCCCCACCCACGCCCTGGTCGGCTACCTCCACGCGAGCTTCGCGAACGGCGCCGGCTACACGCGGATGGCCGACGTCCCCGACAGCTGGGACGTCATCGACCTGGCCTTCGGCGAACCCACCTCCACCACCTCCGGCGACATCCGCTTCACCCGCTGCCCGGTCACCGAATGCCCGACCGTCGAGAGCGACGCCGACTTCAAGGCGGCCATCAAGGCCAAGCAGGCGGCCGGCAAGAAGGTGCTGATCTCCATCGGCGGCCAGAACGGCCAGGTCCAGCTGACGACGACGGCCGCCCGCGACACCTTCGTCTCCTCGGTCTCGAAGATCATCGACAGCTACGGCCTCGACGGACTGGACATCGACTTCGAGGGCCACTCGCTCTCCCTCGACGCGAGTGACACCAACTTCAAGAGCCCGACCACACCGGTGATCGTCAACCTGATCTCGGCCCTGAAGACCCTGAAGGCCAAGTACGGCTCGAAGTTCGTGCTGACGATGGCGCCGGAGACCTTCTTCGTCCAACTCGGCTACCAGTACTACGGCACGGGCAAGTGGGGCGGCCAGGACCCGCGCGCGGGAGCGTACCTCCCGGTGATCTACGCCCTGCGCGACGACCTGACGCTGCTGCACGTCCAGGACTACAACTCCGGCTCGATCATGGGCCTCGACAACCAGTACCACTCCATGGGCGGCGCCGACTTCCACATCGCCATGACCGACATGCTCCTGACCGGCTTCCCGGTCGCGGGCGACGCGAACAACGTCTTTCCCCCGCTGCGCCCGGACCAGATCGCGATCGGCATGCCCGCATCGACGAACGCGGGCAACGGCTATGTCCCACCGGCCGAGGTGATCAAGGCCCTGGACTGCCTGACGAAGAAGACCAACTGCGGCTCGTACGCCACCCACGGCACCTGGCCCGCCCTGCGCGGCCTGATGACCTGGTCGGTCAACTGGGACCGCTTCGCGAACGGGGAGTTCTCGAAGAATTTCGACGGCTACTTCGGCTGA
- a CDS encoding NAD(P)/FAD-dependent oxidoreductase has protein sequence MARGAMTRWTTSLSEAQPVPYWLDDPGKPHPEPALTGAETCDLLVVGGGYSGLWSALIAKERDPQRDVVLVEGREVGWAASGRNGGFCAASLTHGLANGLTRWPDEIRKLEELGARNLDEIEAAVARYSLDCDFERTGEIDVATEPHQAAELRDWYEEMERAGLADGTEFLDADAVREQVDSPTFLAGLHDRRGVAMLHPAKLAWGLKRACMQLGVRVYENTPALDLKAHGAGMAVRTPYGSVRARRVALGTNIFPNLVKRVRSYTVPVYDYALMTEPLTADQLASIGWKNRQGLGDSANQFHYFRLSADNRILWGGYDAIYPYGGRVRAEYDDRPETYAKLAGHFFTCFPQLEGVRFTHAWGGAIDTCSRFSAFFGTAHQGRVAYAAGYTGLGVGATRFGADVMLDLLSGQTTERTSLEMVRKKPLPFPPEPFAWTGIALTKWSLARADAHGGRRNLWLKTMDKLGLGFDS, from the coding sequence ATGGCCCGAGGCGCCATGACCCGTTGGACCACGTCTCTCTCCGAAGCCCAGCCGGTTCCGTACTGGCTGGACGACCCCGGCAAGCCCCACCCCGAGCCCGCCCTCACCGGCGCCGAGACCTGCGACCTGCTCGTCGTCGGCGGTGGCTACAGCGGACTGTGGAGCGCGCTGATCGCCAAGGAGCGCGACCCCCAGCGGGACGTGGTGCTGGTGGAGGGCCGCGAGGTGGGCTGGGCCGCCTCCGGCCGCAACGGCGGATTCTGCGCCGCCTCCCTCACGCACGGTCTGGCCAACGGGCTCACCCGCTGGCCGGACGAGATCAGGAAGCTGGAGGAGCTGGGCGCCCGCAACCTCGACGAGATCGAGGCGGCGGTCGCCCGCTACTCCCTCGACTGCGACTTCGAGCGCACCGGCGAGATCGACGTCGCCACCGAACCGCACCAGGCGGCCGAACTGCGCGACTGGTACGAGGAGATGGAGCGGGCGGGCCTCGCGGACGGCACCGAGTTCCTGGACGCCGACGCCGTGCGGGAACAGGTCGACTCACCGACCTTCCTGGCCGGTCTGCACGACCGCCGCGGCGTCGCCATGCTCCACCCCGCGAAGCTCGCCTGGGGCCTCAAGCGCGCCTGTATGCAGCTCGGGGTGCGTGTGTACGAGAACACCCCCGCGCTCGACCTGAAGGCCCACGGCGCGGGCATGGCCGTACGGACTCCGTACGGCTCGGTCCGCGCCCGCAGGGTCGCGCTCGGCACGAACATCTTCCCGAACCTGGTCAAGCGCGTGCGGTCGTACACCGTCCCGGTCTACGACTACGCGCTGATGACCGAACCGCTGACCGCCGACCAGCTCGCCTCCATCGGCTGGAAGAACCGTCAGGGCCTTGGCGACAGCGCCAACCAGTTCCACTACTTCCGGCTCTCCGCCGACAACCGCATCCTGTGGGGCGGTTACGACGCGATCTACCCGTACGGCGGCCGGGTGCGCGCCGAGTACGACGACCGGCCGGAGACGTACGCGAAGCTCGCCGGGCACTTCTTCACCTGCTTCCCGCAGCTGGAGGGCGTTCGGTTCACACACGCCTGGGGCGGCGCGATCGACACCTGCTCGCGCTTCTCGGCCTTCTTCGGTACGGCGCACCAGGGCAGGGTCGCGTACGCGGCCGGGTACACGGGCCTGGGTGTGGGCGCGACCCGGTTCGGTGCGGACGTGATGCTGGACCTGCTGTCGGGTCAGACCACCGAGCGCACATCGCTCGAAATGGTCCGCAAGAAGCCGCTGCCGTTCCCGCCCGAGCCCTTCGCCTGGACGGGCATCGCCCTCACCAAGTGGTCGCTGGCCCGCGCCGACGCGCACGGCGGACGCCGCAACCTGTGGCTGAAGACCATGGACAAGCTGGGGCTGGGCTTCGACAGTTGA
- a CDS encoding ABC transporter permease encodes MAFVNWLKRHFVVIAGLGTLGYLLLPNVVVTVFSFNKPKGRFNYEWQNFSTGAWRDPCGVADMCGSLSLSLQIAVWATIGATILGTMIAFALVRYRFRARGAVNSLIFLPMAMPEVVMAASLLTLFLNLGAQLGFWTILIAHIMFCLSFVVTAVKARVMSMDPRLEQAAQDLYAGPVQTFLRVTLPIAAPGIAAGALLAFALSFDDFIITNFNAGSTVTFPMFVWGSAQRGTPVQINVIGTAMFLVAVLFVLFAMVIGNRRSRQKA; translated from the coding sequence ATGGCCTTCGTCAACTGGCTCAAGCGTCATTTCGTCGTCATCGCGGGACTGGGGACGCTCGGATATCTGCTGCTGCCCAACGTCGTCGTCACGGTGTTCTCCTTCAACAAGCCGAAGGGGCGCTTCAACTACGAGTGGCAGAACTTCTCCACGGGCGCCTGGCGCGACCCGTGCGGCGTCGCCGACATGTGCGGTTCGCTCTCGCTCAGCCTGCAGATCGCCGTCTGGGCGACGATCGGCGCCACCATCCTCGGCACGATGATCGCCTTCGCGCTGGTCCGCTACCGCTTCCGCGCGCGCGGCGCCGTGAACTCGCTGATCTTCCTGCCGATGGCGATGCCCGAGGTCGTCATGGCAGCCTCGCTGCTCACCCTCTTCCTCAACCTGGGCGCGCAGCTGGGCTTCTGGACGATCCTGATCGCCCACATCATGTTCTGCCTCAGCTTCGTCGTCACCGCGGTCAAGGCGCGCGTGATGTCGATGGACCCGCGCCTGGAGCAGGCGGCGCAGGACCTGTACGCCGGACCGGTGCAGACCTTCCTGCGCGTCACCCTGCCCATCGCGGCCCCGGGAATCGCCGCGGGCGCGCTGCTCGCCTTCGCGCTCTCCTTCGACGATTTCATCATCACCAATTTCAACGCGGGCTCGACCGTCACCTTCCCCATGTTCGTCTGGGGCTCGGCTCAGCGCGGAACACCCGTTCAGATCAATGTCATCGGTACGGCCATGTTCCTGGTCGCCGTACTGTTCGTCCTGTTCGCCATGGTCATCGGAAATCGCCGTAGCAGGCAAAAGGCGTAG